The sequence TACCGGCAGGCACTGGCCCACCTGCACGAGGTCGGCCGCCCGCTGCGCGCCGGGTGATCGTCGGCGGCCCGGGCCTGCTCCGGCCCGTGCCAGGGCCGGGCCGGGGTGAGCCCGCCCGGTAGGGTCGGCGCATGGCAGACGTGCTCACCGCCCAGGCGGTGCGGGACGCGCCGGGCGGGCGGGCCCCGACCCGGCGGATCGACGACATCGTCCGGAGCGCCGCATGAGATTCGAGATCAGCAAGGTGCTCGACGCCATCGAGGGACGGGTCTGCACCGACCCCTTGCTGGCCCGGGCCGTGGTGGACCTGGCCGAGGTGATCCGCTGGCAGGACCTGGACGGCGGGCGGCCGGCCAGCCTGCTGCGGCTCGGCATGGTGATCGACGCCCTGTCCCGGCAACTGGAGGAGGACAGCGTCCCGGTCTACGCGATCGTGCACCGGGCCCTGCTCTCCGACGCCGACCTGACGTCCAACGAGCGGATGGTGGTCCGGCGCTGGGCCGACGACGGCCTGGTCGAGGTGCTGGACCACCCCGGCGACCGGATGCTGGAGGTGGCCGACCTGCTCGGGCTGCCGGTGCTCAGCCGGGTCCGCTTCGACGGGCGGGGCGGTCGCTACCCGTGGCTCGGCCAGGCCGGGCGGGTGCTCGCCCCGGTGCCCGGCGCCGGCGGGCCGGTGTTCATCGCGCACGTCGGGGGCGGGCAGAGCCCGGCCTCCGGCAGCCGGTCCCCGGCCGGCGCGAAGCTGCTGACCCGGCAGTGGCGCTGCCCCGAGTCCGGGTGCGCGCTCTTCGGCGGCGGCGGAGGCGGGGGCGCCTTCGCCGACCTGGCCCGGGTGGATCGTGCCCCGGCCGGGCAGCCGCCACCCTCCCTGCGCAACGGGGTGCCGACCTGCCCCCGGCACGGCGCCCGGCTGAGCGACGCCGGGCCGCGGCCGCGTACCGAGGTGCTGGCGGTCCGGATCGGCGGGATGGTCCGGCGGCGCTTCGCGCTGACCGAGGCCCAGCCGGTGCTGGTCGGGCGGGCACCCGACTCCTCCGGCGGGATCGTGCTCGGGCAGTGGCTCAACGACGAGGCGCGGCGCTGGATCAGCCGCAGCCACGTCCGGTTCGAGCTGCGGGCGACTGCTCCAGGTCGGGGCGAGGTGATCGTCACCGACATCAGCACCAACGGCTCCGGCGTGCGCCCCGGTGGCTCGATGGCGGAGCCGGACCGGATCGCGCTGGCCCCGCAGCAGTCCCGGGTGCTGGCCGCGGGCGACATCATCGAGCTCTACCCGGGCGTGCAGGTCGGCCGGGCCGACGAGCTGCCCAGCGACGCGAAGTTCACCCCGAACTCGGTGATGGCCGAGGCCCCCACCATGGCCATGCGCCTGCCGCGTCCCTGAGGCCGACGACGAAAGGGCGCCGGGACCGTCGCGGTCCCGGCGCCCTTTTCGCGTACGGGGATTCAGCCGGCGGCCGGCCGGGATCAGCCCTCCAGCACGGCGGCGAGCTGGGCCACCGCGTGGTCGATCTCCTCCTCGGTGATCACCAGCGGCGGGGCGAGCCGGATGGTCGAGCCGTGGGTGTCCTTGGCCAGGACGCCCCGCTCCATCAGCCGCTCGCAGGCCTCCCGGCCGGTCATCAGCGCCGGGTCGATGTCCAGCCCGGCCCAGAGGCCGCGGCCCCGGACGGCGACCAGGCCCTTGCCGATCAGGCCGCGCAGGCCGGCGTGCAGCCGCTCGCCCAGCTCGACCGAGCGCCGCTGGAACTCGCCGGTGGCCAGCAGCCGGACCACCTCGGTGGCGACCGCGCAGGCCAGCGGGTTGCCGCCGAACGTCGAGCCGTGCTGGCCCGGCTTGAGCACGCCGAGCACGTCGGCGTTCGCGGCCACCGCGGAGACCGGCACGATGCCGCCGCCGAGCGCCTTGCCCAGCAGGTACATGTCCGGGACGACGCCCTCGTGGTCGCAGGCGAACGTCGCGCCGGTCCGGCCCAGACCCGACTGGATCTCGTCGGCGATGAAGAGGACGTTGCGTTCGGTGCAGACCCGGCGGACGCCCGGCAGGTAGTCCTCCGGCGGCACCACGACGCCCTGCTCGCCCTGGATCGGCTCGAGCAGCACGGCGACCGTGTTCTCGTCGATCGCGGCGGTCAGCGCGTCCAGGTCGCCGTAGGGGACGACGGTGAAGCCCGGGGTGTACGGCCCGAAGTCGGCGCGGGCGTCCTCGTCGGTGGAGAAGCTGACGATGGTGGTGGTCCGGCCGTGGAAGTTCCCCTCGGCGACGACGATGTTCGCCTGGCCCGGGGCGACGCCCTTGACCTGGTAGCCCCACTTGCGGGCGACCTTGATGCCGGTCTCCACCGCCTCGGCGCCGGTGTTCATCGGGAGGACCAGGTCCTTGCCGCACAGCGCGCCCAGCTCGCGGCAGAAGTCGGCGAACTGGTCGTGGATGAACGCGCGGCTGGTCAGCGTGAGCCGGTCGAGCTGCGCGTGGGCGGCCTCGATCAGCTTCGGGTGCCGGTGGCCGAAGTTCAGCGCCGAGTAGCCGGCCAGGCAGTCCAGGTAGCGCCGGCCGTCCACGTCGGTCAGCCAGGCGCCCTCGGCGGACGAGATCACCACCGGCAGCGGGTGGTAGTTGTGCGCCGTGTGGCGCTCCGCGTCCCGCACCGCGGACGGCGTCCGCAGCATGTCGTCGACGATCACTTGACTGCCTTTCCCTGACGGAGTCGCAACGTGCAGCACTTCGGGCCACCGCCGGCCTTGCGGAGCTCGGACAGGTCGATCCCGATGGTCTGGTAGCCCCGGTCGCGCAGCTTGGCGGCGAGGCCGGTGGCCTGGGCGGGGAGCACCACGTGCTCGCCGTCGCTGACCGCGTTCAGCCCCAGCACCTCGGCGTCGGCCATGGTGGCGTGGATCGCGTCCGGGAAGAGCCGGCGCAACACCGCCCGGCTGCCCGGGGAGAACGCCTCCGGCAGGTACGCCACGGTCCGCTCGTCCAGCACGGTGAGCGCGGTGTCCAGGTGGTAGAAGCGCGGATCCACCAGCTGCATCGTGACCACCGGGTAGCCGAAGACCTCCTGCAACTGGGCGTGCGAGGCGTGCGCGGTGCGGAACCCGGTGCCGGCGAGCAGGTGGTCGCCGACCAGCAGGATGTCGCCCTCGCCCTCGTTGACGTGCTTCGGGTCGTACATCTCGAACCCGGCGGCCTCGAACCAGGCGCGGTAGGCGGGGGCCTCGTCGGCGCGCTGCGGGTCGCGGAACTGCACCGCCATCGCCTTGCCGTCGATCACCGTGCCGCCGTTCGCGGCGAAGACCATGTCCGGCAGGCCGGGGACCGGGTCGATCAGCTCGACCTCGTGGCCCAGGTCGACGTACGTCTGCCGGAGCTGCTCCCACTGCCGGATCGCCAGGTCGGCGTCGACCGGCGCGGTGGGGTCCATCCACGGGTTGATCGCGTAGTCGACCGCGAAGTACGTCGGCCGGCACATCAGAAAGCGCTGGCGTCTGGCGTCCATCGTCATGTCGTGCTCCCAGGGGATCGGGCGCGCCCGGCCACCGTCGGCCCACGGGCTGGCGCCGTGGTCCAACGGTATGTGCCCCAGGCCGGCGACATCCACCGCGAGAAGTTGCGTTCGG comes from Micromonospora viridifaciens and encodes:
- a CDS encoding FHA domain-containing protein → MRFEISKVLDAIEGRVCTDPLLARAVVDLAEVIRWQDLDGGRPASLLRLGMVIDALSRQLEEDSVPVYAIVHRALLSDADLTSNERMVVRRWADDGLVEVLDHPGDRMLEVADLLGLPVLSRVRFDGRGGRYPWLGQAGRVLAPVPGAGGPVFIAHVGGGQSPASGSRSPAGAKLLTRQWRCPESGCALFGGGGGGGAFADLARVDRAPAGQPPPSLRNGVPTCPRHGARLSDAGPRPRTEVLAVRIGGMVRRRFALTEAQPVLVGRAPDSSGGIVLGQWLNDEARRWISRSHVRFELRATAPGRGEVIVTDISTNGSGVRPGGSMAEPDRIALAPQQSRVLAAGDIIELYPGVQVGRADELPSDAKFTPNSVMAEAPTMAMRLPRP
- the rocD gene encoding ornithine--oxo-acid transaminase; this translates as MVDDMLRTPSAVRDAERHTAHNYHPLPVVISSAEGAWLTDVDGRRYLDCLAGYSALNFGHRHPKLIEAAHAQLDRLTLTSRAFIHDQFADFCRELGALCGKDLVLPMNTGAEAVETGIKVARKWGYQVKGVAPGQANIVVAEGNFHGRTTTIVSFSTDEDARADFGPYTPGFTVVPYGDLDALTAAIDENTVAVLLEPIQGEQGVVVPPEDYLPGVRRVCTERNVLFIADEIQSGLGRTGATFACDHEGVVPDMYLLGKALGGGIVPVSAVAANADVLGVLKPGQHGSTFGGNPLACAVATEVVRLLATGEFQRRSVELGERLHAGLRGLIGKGLVAVRGRGLWAGLDIDPALMTGREACERLMERGVLAKDTHGSTIRLAPPLVITEEEIDHAVAQLAAVLEG
- the ddaH gene encoding dimethylargininase; translated protein: MDARRQRFLMCRPTYFAVDYAINPWMDPTAPVDADLAIRQWEQLRQTYVDLGHEVELIDPVPGLPDMVFAANGGTVIDGKAMAVQFRDPQRADEAPAYRAWFEAAGFEMYDPKHVNEGEGDILLVGDHLLAGTGFRTAHASHAQLQEVFGYPVVTMQLVDPRFYHLDTALTVLDERTVAYLPEAFSPGSRAVLRRLFPDAIHATMADAEVLGLNAVSDGEHVVLPAQATGLAAKLRDRGYQTIGIDLSELRKAGGGPKCCTLRLRQGKAVK